In a single window of the Hyalangium gracile genome:
- a CDS encoding GNAT family N-acetyltransferase, with protein sequence MPSPLTTDRFTLQRIEPGDQPFIFEGLSHPRVIPFYGVRYDSLEATKAQMDFYETLEREGTGQWWKIVSRQSQEPLGAIGYNHHQAQHKKAEIGYWLLPRFWGQGIITEAMPALLHYMRREKGIHRIEALVEEGNTASNRLLERMGFRYEGTLRDCEIKDGHYISLRVYSLLSTDPAGSGQG encoded by the coding sequence ATGCCCTCACCCCTCACGACGGACCGCTTCACCCTGCAGCGGATTGAGCCAGGGGACCAGCCCTTCATCTTCGAAGGCCTGAGCCACCCGCGGGTGATTCCCTTCTACGGGGTCCGGTACGATTCACTCGAAGCCACCAAGGCCCAGATGGACTTCTACGAGACCCTGGAGCGGGAGGGGACCGGGCAGTGGTGGAAGATCGTCAGCAGGCAGAGCCAGGAACCCCTGGGCGCAATCGGGTACAACCATCATCAAGCCCAGCACAAGAAAGCCGAGATCGGCTACTGGCTGCTCCCGCGCTTCTGGGGGCAGGGCATCATCACGGAAGCGATGCCCGCCCTGCTTCACTACATGCGACGGGAGAAGGGCATCCACCGCATCGAGGCGCTGGTGGAGGAAGGAAACACCGCCAGCAATCGGCTCCTGGAGCGCATGGGGTTCCGCTACGAGGGCACCCTGCGCGACTGCGAGATCAAGGACGGTCACTACATCAGCCTTCGTGTCTACAGCCTGCTCTCGACGGATCCCGCGGGCTCGGGCCAGGGCTGA
- the recD2 gene encoding SF1B family DNA helicase RecD2, whose amino-acid sequence MSASRPSSGSAADGGGRLPATREGSPSGRDERPPTTLEGSLERVTYSNEEAGWSVVRVVLSGRKEPITAVGNLLGVQPGESLRLTGQWVHDRKYGEQFRVSSFSTVKPATLVGIEKYLGSGLVKGVGPAMARRLVEHFGLETLDIIDSKPERLAEVKGFGEKRRKLLRDTWAEQRDIRQVMVFLQSHEVPASFAVKVYKQYGARAIDVVRENPYRLAIDVYGIGFLTADRIARSLGVPSDSPKRAEAGVLHVLREFSEDGHLYAPRDELTARTVELLEVPPPLVEAAITRLDAAEYIAVEKASALALPRPEDACEAVYLKALHVSEIGVANLLKALCAWPARPLEVDVERAIAWAEGHQGLSLAPEQKEAVRQAMVSKVLVITGGPGTGKTTLVNVILSILEKKERRILLSAPTGRAAKRLGETTGREAETIHRLLEYNPRTHSFQRDRHNPLQADVLVLDEVSMVDTLLMLNVLKALPPHCQLLLVGDVDQLPSVGPGSVLQDIIASGHVPVVRLKHIFRQAQESLIITNAHRINQGELPQVPPADALADFYFIEKEEPEAILAALKTLVKERIPRRFGLHPVDEVQVLVPMNRGLIGTANLNATLQEHLNPSGEELSRGNRTFRVGDKVMQVRNNYELGVFNGDIGRVEAIDREEQELVVRYDGRRVVYAWADLDELVLAYATSVHKSQGSEYPCVVLPLHTQHYTLLQRNLLYTGVTRGRKLVVLVGSRKALGLAVRNGETQKRFTRLAARLRDSTPSW is encoded by the coding sequence ATGTCCGCCTCCCGTCCCTCCTCGGGCTCCGCCGCCGACGGGGGAGGCCGCCTGCCCGCCACGCGCGAAGGCAGCCCCTCAGGCCGCGACGAGCGCCCTCCCACCACCCTGGAGGGAAGCCTCGAGCGCGTCACCTACTCCAACGAGGAGGCCGGCTGGAGCGTGGTGAGGGTGGTGCTCTCCGGACGCAAGGAGCCCATCACCGCCGTGGGAAACCTCCTGGGCGTCCAGCCCGGGGAGTCCCTGCGCCTCACAGGCCAGTGGGTGCACGACCGCAAGTACGGCGAGCAGTTCCGCGTCAGCTCCTTCTCCACGGTGAAGCCGGCGACGCTGGTGGGCATCGAGAAGTACCTCGGCAGCGGCCTGGTCAAGGGCGTGGGCCCGGCCATGGCTCGCCGCCTGGTGGAGCACTTCGGCCTGGAGACGCTCGACATCATCGACTCGAAGCCCGAGCGGCTGGCGGAGGTGAAGGGCTTCGGGGAGAAGCGCCGCAAGCTCCTGCGCGACACCTGGGCCGAGCAGCGTGACATCCGCCAGGTGATGGTCTTCCTGCAGTCCCACGAAGTACCCGCCAGCTTCGCGGTGAAGGTCTACAAGCAGTACGGCGCCCGAGCCATCGACGTCGTGCGCGAGAACCCCTACCGGCTGGCCATCGACGTGTACGGCATCGGCTTCCTCACCGCCGACCGCATCGCCCGCTCGCTCGGCGTGCCCTCCGACTCGCCCAAGCGCGCCGAGGCAGGGGTGCTGCACGTGCTGCGCGAGTTCTCCGAGGACGGCCACCTCTACGCGCCGCGCGACGAGCTCACCGCGCGCACCGTGGAGCTGCTGGAGGTACCGCCCCCGCTCGTGGAGGCGGCCATCACCCGGCTGGACGCCGCCGAGTACATCGCCGTGGAGAAGGCCAGTGCCCTGGCCCTCCCCCGCCCCGAGGATGCGTGCGAGGCGGTGTACCTGAAGGCCCTCCACGTCTCGGAGATCGGTGTCGCCAACCTCCTCAAGGCGCTGTGCGCCTGGCCCGCCCGTCCCCTGGAGGTGGACGTGGAGCGAGCCATCGCCTGGGCCGAGGGCCACCAGGGCCTCTCGCTCGCCCCCGAGCAGAAGGAGGCCGTGCGACAGGCGATGGTGTCCAAGGTGCTCGTCATCACCGGCGGCCCGGGCACCGGGAAGACGACGCTGGTCAACGTCATCCTCTCCATCCTGGAGAAGAAGGAGCGCCGGATCCTGCTGTCTGCTCCCACCGGGCGCGCGGCCAAGCGGCTGGGGGAGACGACGGGGCGAGAGGCGGAGACCATCCACCGGCTGCTCGAGTACAACCCGCGCACCCACAGCTTCCAGCGCGATCGGCACAACCCGCTCCAGGCCGATGTGCTGGTGCTCGACGAGGTGTCCATGGTGGACACCTTGCTCATGCTCAACGTGCTCAAGGCGCTGCCGCCCCACTGTCAGCTGCTGCTGGTGGGGGATGTGGACCAGCTGCCGAGCGTGGGCCCGGGCAGCGTCCTCCAGGACATCATCGCCTCCGGGCACGTGCCAGTGGTGCGGCTGAAGCACATCTTCCGCCAGGCCCAGGAGAGCCTCATCATCACCAACGCCCACCGCATCAACCAGGGGGAGCTGCCCCAGGTGCCCCCCGCGGACGCGCTGGCCGACTTCTACTTCATCGAGAAGGAGGAGCCCGAGGCCATCCTCGCGGCCCTCAAGACGCTGGTGAAGGAGCGCATTCCGCGCCGCTTCGGGCTGCACCCGGTGGACGAGGTGCAGGTGCTCGTGCCGATGAACCGGGGCCTCATCGGCACCGCGAACCTCAACGCCACGCTTCAGGAGCACCTGAACCCTTCCGGGGAGGAGCTCTCCCGGGGCAACCGGACGTTCCGGGTGGGCGACAAGGTAATGCAGGTGCGCAACAACTACGAGCTCGGCGTCTTCAACGGAGACATCGGGCGGGTGGAGGCCATCGATCGGGAGGAGCAGGAGCTGGTGGTGCGCTACGACGGGCGGCGGGTGGTCTACGCGTGGGCGGACCTGGACGAGCTGGTGCTCGCCTACGCCACCAGTGTGCACAAGTCGCAAGGCAGCGAGTACCCGTGTGTGGTGCTGCCCCTGCACACGCAGCACTACACGCTGCTGCAGCGCAACCTGCTCTACACCGGGGTGACGCGAGGCAGGAAGCTGGTGGTGCTCGTGGGGAGCAGGAAGGCGCTGGGGCTCGCGGTGCGCAACGGGGAGACCCAGAAGCGCTTCACTCGTCTGGCCGCGCGGCTGCGGGACTCCACCCCCAGCTGGTAG
- a CDS encoding imm11 family protein encodes MGMLTWLPPYRVALELHGQVPGDFVAGPGYEVLISERFAQAFRAEGLTGLLGFNPVEMVRVRRKRKGPSPHAVPSYFAVTACFGQGAVDAARSRIRRSEPITCPECRSAGVDSVHGFALEPGTWQGEDVFRPRGKRGSLVVSERFAEFVQRHGFTNLKLTPTEEYVWDPDGKGPPAATQATPT; translated from the coding sequence ATGGGAATGCTGACGTGGCTGCCCCCCTACCGCGTCGCCTTGGAACTCCATGGTCAGGTGCCAGGGGACTTCGTAGCAGGGCCCGGATATGAGGTGCTCATCTCCGAGCGCTTCGCCCAGGCATTCCGGGCAGAAGGATTGACAGGTCTGCTGGGCTTCAACCCCGTAGAGATGGTGCGCGTGCGCAGGAAGCGCAAGGGGCCCTCGCCACATGCCGTACCCTCCTACTTCGCCGTCACGGCCTGCTTCGGACAGGGCGCCGTGGATGCGGCACGGAGCCGTATCCGCCGATCAGAGCCCATCACCTGCCCCGAGTGTCGCTCCGCTGGAGTGGATTCCGTTCACGGCTTTGCCCTGGAGCCGGGCACCTGGCAAGGGGAGGACGTGTTCCGGCCTCGCGGCAAGCGGGGCAGTCTTGTTGTCTCCGAGCGCTTCGCCGAGTTCGTCCAGCGGCACGGCTTCACGAACCTGAAGCTGACTCCCACCGAGGAGTACGTGTGGGATCCTGACGGGAAGGGCCCGCCGGCAGCTACCCAGGCAACGCCCACTTGA
- a CDS encoding GlxA family transcriptional regulator, translated as MPSTVTHLVFDGVADGPVGVALDIVGAAARVVRAGLVALPRGRMAPLQRIVSMDGKPVRTAARRTLAVDSALSLRGLGAGDVLVLPGLGMTTAPAIAAGLDRPDIASGVELIARAAAKGVLVAASCSATFVLGASRVLDGRQATTTWWLGPTFAQRFPRVGLRTDRMVVESGGVFTAGSAFAHADLMLAILASTLSPSLAHTVARYLVLDERASQSRYMVMEHLGSSDPVIRKIEDFVTSHIERQLTLHEMARATATSPRTLARKVEKALGTTPRHFAQRLRVAQAVHLLETTQHSVEDVAARVGYADPAAFRRIFRRETGETPLARRMRRG; from the coding sequence ATGCCTTCGACCGTCACTCACCTGGTCTTCGACGGCGTCGCCGATGGCCCGGTGGGCGTTGCCCTCGACATCGTGGGCGCCGCGGCGCGCGTCGTTCGGGCAGGGCTCGTCGCTCTCCCCAGGGGCCGCATGGCGCCTCTCCAGCGGATCGTCTCCATGGACGGCAAGCCGGTTCGCACGGCGGCCAGGCGCACGCTGGCGGTGGACAGCGCGTTGAGTCTGCGAGGACTGGGCGCGGGCGACGTGCTGGTGTTGCCGGGGCTTGGGATGACGACGGCGCCCGCGATCGCCGCCGGGCTCGACCGCCCGGACATCGCGAGCGGCGTCGAGCTCATTGCGCGCGCAGCGGCGAAGGGCGTGCTCGTTGCCGCGTCCTGCTCGGCGACCTTCGTTCTCGGGGCTTCGCGAGTGCTCGACGGTCGGCAGGCGACGACGACCTGGTGGCTGGGCCCCACCTTCGCCCAGCGCTTCCCGCGAGTGGGCTTGCGCACGGATCGGATGGTGGTCGAGTCAGGAGGAGTCTTCACGGCCGGCTCCGCGTTCGCACACGCCGACCTCATGCTGGCGATATTGGCCTCGACCCTGAGTCCCTCGCTTGCGCACACGGTTGCCAGGTATCTCGTCCTGGACGAGCGCGCTTCGCAGTCTCGCTACATGGTGATGGAGCACCTCGGCAGCTCGGACCCGGTCATTCGCAAGATCGAGGACTTCGTCACCTCCCACATCGAACGACAGCTCACGCTTCACGAGATGGCTCGCGCCACCGCCACCTCGCCACGCACGCTGGCTCGGAAGGTGGAGAAGGCGCTGGGGACGACTCCGCGGCACTTCGCACAACGCCTGCGGGTGGCCCAGGCGGTGCACCTGCTCGAGACCACGCAGCACTCGGTGGAGGACGTCGCTGCTCGTGTCGGCTACGCAGACCCGGCCGCGTTCCGACGCATCTTCCGGAGAGAGACCGGCGAGACACCGCTCGCGCGTCGTATGCGAAGAGGATAG
- a CDS encoding dienelactone hydrolase family protein produces the protein MTKQPTRPTGLEDDPLDDFERRAITLLGDTKGVYVAGTGPAVIVMAEMPGISPHVARFSRWVRDAGFTVYMPSLFGRDGAFPHAEEGAAVLQRACVSAEFRAFAANASSPVTRWLRALASLAHEQCGGRGVGAIGMCFTGNFALSMMLEPSLLAPVVCQPSLPLNDPAGIQISPDELATVKARLEREDLTVLGYRFEGDRFCTAQRFAAYAQALGDRFVANVLPGEAANPDPPPFFKHVVGCPHSVVTAHLIDAAGEPTLAARDEILSFFARRLALEADLGRSRGGG, from the coding sequence ATGACCAAGCAACCCACCCGCCCCACAGGCCTGGAAGACGATCCGCTCGACGACTTCGAGCGCCGCGCGATCACCCTGCTCGGTGACACCAAGGGTGTCTACGTCGCGGGCACCGGGCCCGCGGTGATTGTCATGGCCGAGATGCCAGGCATCAGCCCGCATGTCGCTCGCTTCAGCCGCTGGGTTCGGGACGCGGGCTTTACCGTCTACATGCCCTCTCTGTTCGGGCGCGACGGCGCCTTCCCGCACGCGGAGGAAGGCGCGGCGGTGCTCCAGCGCGCCTGTGTCAGCGCCGAGTTCCGTGCGTTCGCCGCCAACGCATCGAGCCCCGTCACACGGTGGCTGCGCGCCCTGGCGAGCCTCGCGCACGAGCAGTGCGGCGGTCGGGGCGTGGGCGCCATCGGGATGTGCTTCACCGGCAACTTCGCGCTCTCGATGATGCTCGAGCCTTCGCTGCTCGCTCCGGTGGTGTGCCAGCCGTCGCTGCCGTTGAACGATCCGGCGGGAATCCAGATCTCACCGGACGAGCTGGCGACTGTGAAGGCGCGTCTCGAGCGCGAGGACCTGACGGTCCTCGGCTATCGCTTCGAGGGAGATCGGTTCTGCACGGCGCAGCGGTTCGCGGCCTACGCCCAGGCGCTCGGGGACCGATTCGTCGCGAACGTGCTCCCAGGCGAGGCGGCGAACCCTGATCCGCCGCCGTTCTTCAAGCACGTCGTCGGTTGCCCTCACAGCGTGGTCACGGCACATCTGATCGATGCCGCAGGCGAGCCGACCCTTGCCGCGCGGGACGAAATCCTGTCGTTCTTTGCGCGTCGGCTGGCCCTTGAAGCGGACCTCGGCAGGAGTCGAGGAGGGGGATGA
- a CDS encoding alpha/beta hydrolase has product MLLDHPLINQRYFFPRRQQPPAPFLVDCGEARLVCYRAERHPGARTLLHFHGNGEVVDDYVPDFVEMFLSMGVNVFLAEYRGYGGSTGTPSLARMLEDTEPLFRALGLPEERLVVFGRSVGSIYAIELAARHPRIAGLILESGIADPLERILLRVQPQEIGTTLEAMTSEARRLLDHQQKLSRYPGPLLVLHAEHDSLVDASHARRNHAWAAGADKTLRLLPRGDHNSILPANREEYLGALRTFLARP; this is encoded by the coding sequence ATGCTGCTGGATCATCCCCTGATCAACCAACGCTACTTCTTTCCACGGCGCCAGCAGCCACCGGCTCCCTTCCTCGTGGATTGCGGCGAAGCCAGGCTGGTCTGCTACCGAGCCGAGCGGCACCCCGGGGCCAGGACACTGCTCCACTTCCACGGCAACGGCGAGGTGGTGGACGACTACGTGCCCGACTTCGTCGAGATGTTTCTCTCGATGGGCGTGAACGTCTTCCTGGCGGAGTACCGCGGCTATGGCGGTTCGACGGGGACTCCGTCCCTGGCCCGGATGCTGGAGGACACCGAGCCTCTCTTCCGAGCCTTGGGCCTCCCGGAAGAGCGCCTCGTCGTCTTCGGTCGCTCGGTGGGCTCCATCTACGCCATCGAGCTCGCGGCGCGCCACCCCCGCATCGCGGGGCTGATCCTCGAGAGCGGGATCGCTGATCCGCTGGAGCGCATCCTCCTTCGGGTCCAGCCTCAGGAGATCGGCACTACGCTCGAGGCGATGACCAGCGAAGCCAGACGACTCCTCGATCATCAGCAGAAGCTCAGCCGCTACCCGGGGCCACTGCTCGTGCTCCACGCCGAGCATGACAGCCTGGTCGACGCCTCCCACGCCCGACGCAACCATGCCTGGGCCGCGGGAGCCGACAAGACGCTCCGGCTCCTCCCCCGCGGCGATCACAACTCCATCCTCCCTGCCAACCGTGAGGAGTACCTGGGCGCGCTGCGGACCTTCCTTGCCAGGCCCTGA
- a CDS encoding TolB family protein — translation MTKRPSCSRVLPLLALTAMTLGASSAMAAERMNPADLRRIQKARERLVPAVEREFGAKARFVQLFGQGRGMLAGVVAEIPEQPLGTDDLPLLAIVQYDETTGAVSVVDREFKYREARSVGVNVALLDGQGTLRLRDRGGRERVLARGVGGDLFPTAKGDALVATMQATGTETHETSVALIDLKGNVKVLADGPGVDAAPSISPDGKTVVFVSGRTTVASFYVTTVEGEEPRQLTNVGLENWMLFEGVPASFVPPPVSSHHMEWVSEDVLRYNAGGGAFWTINVRTGQAAADVGGDK, via the coding sequence GTGACGAAGAGACCTTCGTGTTCCCGGGTCCTGCCGTTGTTGGCCCTCACGGCCATGACGCTGGGGGCCTCCAGCGCCATGGCGGCCGAGCGCATGAACCCGGCGGATCTGCGCCGCATCCAGAAGGCGCGTGAGCGCCTGGTCCCCGCCGTCGAGAGGGAGTTCGGGGCCAAGGCCCGGTTCGTCCAGCTCTTCGGCCAGGGCCGCGGCATGCTGGCCGGGGTCGTCGCGGAGATCCCCGAGCAGCCCCTGGGGACGGACGATCTGCCGCTGCTGGCCATCGTCCAGTATGACGAGACGACCGGCGCCGTGAGCGTGGTGGATCGCGAGTTCAAGTACCGCGAGGCGCGCTCGGTGGGCGTCAACGTGGCCCTGCTGGACGGGCAGGGCACCCTGCGCCTGCGAGACCGTGGCGGTCGTGAGCGGGTGCTGGCTCGGGGAGTGGGTGGCGATCTGTTCCCCACGGCGAAGGGGGACGCGCTGGTGGCCACCATGCAGGCCACCGGCACCGAGACGCATGAGACGTCCGTGGCCCTCATCGACCTCAAGGGCAACGTGAAGGTGCTGGCGGACGGGCCTGGCGTGGACGCGGCGCCCTCCATCTCGCCGGACGGCAAGACGGTGGTCTTCGTGTCGGGCCGGACCACCGTGGCTTCCTTCTACGTCACGACGGTAGAGGGCGAGGAGCCCCGCCAGTTGACGAATGTCGGGCTGGAGAACTGGATGCTGTTCGAGGGCGTTCCGGCCAGCTTCGTCCCCCCGCCCGTCTCGAGTCACCACATGGAGTGGGTGAGCGAGGACGTGCTTCGTTACAACGCGGGCGGCGGCGCGTTCTGGACGATCAACGTGCGCACGGGGCAGGCGGCGGCGGACGTGGGAGGTGACAAGTGA
- a CDS encoding M23 family metallopeptidase has translation MSPMMKKLTVSMVFALLAVPAVSSAQTYFRFPASQLADQCGNGGCVVSAYKDYGGRDYACGGVRYSGHTGTDYALVGGFSKMDYGVWAMNAASGVIESSVDGYFDRCNYWDQGNPYAACGLYTANYIIMRHADGSKTKYWHLKAYTQQFARNTSLSCAYWIARVGSSGASTGPHLHFEYWVPNYGIDDPYGGPCGTPYTRWTSQGAYRGLPGIACQ, from the coding sequence ATGAGCCCGATGATGAAGAAGCTCACCGTCTCGATGGTGTTCGCGCTGCTGGCCGTTCCGGCGGTCTCCTCGGCGCAGACGTACTTCCGCTTTCCCGCCTCTCAGCTCGCGGACCAGTGCGGCAATGGGGGCTGCGTGGTCAGCGCGTACAAGGACTACGGTGGCCGGGACTATGCCTGTGGCGGCGTCCGCTACAGCGGCCACACGGGCACGGACTACGCCCTGGTGGGCGGGTTCAGCAAGATGGACTACGGCGTGTGGGCCATGAACGCCGCCAGTGGCGTCATCGAGTCCTCGGTGGATGGCTACTTCGACCGCTGCAACTACTGGGATCAGGGCAACCCGTACGCCGCTTGCGGCCTCTACACCGCCAACTACATCATCATGAGGCACGCGGATGGCTCCAAGACCAAGTACTGGCACTTGAAGGCATACACGCAGCAGTTCGCTCGGAATACCTCCCTGTCCTGCGCCTACTGGATCGCGCGGGTGGGCTCCTCCGGCGCCTCCACCGGGCCGCACCTGCACTTCGAGTACTGGGTGCCCAACTACGGCATCGATGATCCGTACGGAGGCCCGTGCGGCACGCCCTATACGCGGTGGACTTCGCAGGGGGCGTATCGCGGCCTGCCCGGAATCGCCTGCCAGTAG
- a CDS encoding sigma-70 family RNA polymerase sigma factor yields MKSEQTESFLSRAPRALVPALRAHAGLEQALAGLVREAREAWPRVDMDAGAFLAYVAERLPSTGEAGEVLASLRAGELFLAFACVRGDARALEALDAHVLSQVGTWLPREAPSLVDELRQALSQRLLVPVDGVAPKLASYSGRGPLEQWVRAVALRLHIDQQRAAPREQPVGEAPAELAERLGADPELAFIRERHQEDFRVAFRAALGRLEARERNLLRLHHVHGLSMDSVAATYQAPRSTVARWVARARERLLALTREELTSRLGLTPDELDSMLRLVSSQLDVSLRQLLTD; encoded by the coding sequence TTGAAGTCCGAGCAGACCGAGTCCTTCCTGTCGCGGGCGCCGCGGGCGCTCGTCCCGGCGCTGCGAGCCCATGCGGGCCTGGAGCAAGCGCTCGCGGGCCTGGTGCGGGAGGCACGCGAGGCGTGGCCGAGGGTGGACATGGATGCGGGGGCCTTCCTGGCATACGTGGCCGAGCGGCTGCCCTCCACGGGCGAGGCCGGCGAGGTGCTCGCGAGCCTGCGCGCCGGGGAGCTCTTCCTCGCCTTCGCCTGCGTGCGAGGGGACGCGCGGGCACTCGAGGCGCTCGACGCGCACGTACTGTCCCAGGTGGGGACGTGGCTGCCGCGCGAGGCGCCCTCCCTCGTGGACGAGCTGCGGCAGGCGTTGAGCCAGCGGCTGCTCGTCCCAGTGGACGGGGTAGCGCCCAAGCTGGCCTCGTATTCCGGGCGTGGTCCGCTGGAGCAGTGGGTCCGGGCGGTGGCGCTGCGGCTCCACATCGACCAGCAGCGCGCCGCGCCGCGCGAGCAGCCCGTGGGGGAGGCCCCGGCGGAGCTGGCGGAGCGACTGGGCGCGGACCCGGAGCTGGCCTTCATCCGCGAGCGGCACCAGGAGGACTTCCGCGTGGCGTTCCGCGCCGCGCTGGGCAGGCTGGAGGCCCGGGAGCGCAACCTGCTGCGGCTGCACCACGTGCACGGCCTGTCCATGGACTCGGTGGCCGCCACCTACCAGGCGCCCCGCTCCACCGTGGCGCGCTGGGTGGCCCGTGCTCGCGAGCGGCTGCTGGCGCTCACCCGCGAGGAGCTGACGTCACGGCTGGGGCTGACGCCCGACGAGCTGGACAGCATGCTGCGCCTGGTGAGCAGCCAGCTCGATGTCAGCCTCCGCCAGCTCCTGACGGATTGA